Genomic segment of Sphingopyxis lindanitolerans:
TCGGACATCGGTGCGGGCGGCGCACGGCCATGGGACCGCCCGGCCGTCCCGCAAGCCGTCCTTCGACTTCGCTCAGGACCGGCTCCTCCACTTCGTTGCGGCCCTGCGGGTGCGGGCCGGCCTTGCCAGGCGGTCCCCTTGTCCGCGGGTTCGCCGCCCGCCCCGCTGTCCGGGGCCGGCCACGGCGGATTTTGGTCAGGAGGAGACGCCCCGATGGTTACCAGCCCCAACCCTTTGCTTGGATCCGCACCGCCGGAGCGCGCGCGCCCTGCGGCGCGCAAAGCCGTGCGCGCTCGCTCGCGCGCCGTGAGCGAAGGCGCACGGCACGACGCCGCGCCGCGCGTATCGCTCTACGACGAGGTGACAGGCCGCATCGTCGCCGAACTCGAGGCGGGCCGCATCCCGTGGGTCCAGCCTTGGGACGCCGCTACTTTTGCGCCGGGATTGCCGCAAAATGCCGACACGCGCCGCAGCTATTCGGGGATCAATATCCTTATCCTGTGGGCCGAGGCAGCGCGGCAGGGCTTTTCGGCGCAGGGCTGGTTGACCTTTCGCCAAGCCCTCGCGGCGGGCGGCGCAGTCCGCAAAGGCGAGAAGGGCGCGACCATCTTCTACGCCGCGCGCTTTACGCCGCAAGCTGCAAACGGGGGTGGCGCAGCGGCGGGCGGCGGCGGCGGGGCGTCGCATTCCGGCGGCGGCGGCAGTGGCAGCGGCGCACAAGGCGGGGGCGGAAACGGCGCGGCGGGCGACGGATCGGTGCCGTTCCTCAAACGCTTTACCGTGTTCAACGTCGCGCAGTGCGAGAATTTGCCCGACCGCTGCACCCTATCCGGCGCGCCGCTGCCGCCGCGCGAAACCATTCCCCACGCCGAGGCGCTGATCGCAGCGACGGGCGCCGACATCCGCAACGGCGGCCATGAAGCCTATTACAGTCCCGGCGGCGACTTTGTCGCGCTGCCGCCGCAACAGGCTTTCGCCGCCCAGATCGACTATTATCGCACCGCCTTGCACGAACTCGGCCATTGGACCGGCCACCCCTCGCGGCTGGACCGCGACCAGAAAGGCGGTTTTGCCAGTCAGGCCTATGGCCGCGAGGAATTATGCGCCGAACTGGCGAGCGCCTTTCTCTGCGCTGCGCTGGGTATCAGGCCGACCGTGCGCCATGCCGATTACATCGGCGCGTGGCTCGCGATCATGCGCGCCGACACGCGCGCGATTTTCCACGCCGCGAGCCTTGCGAGCAAGGCCGCTGACTATCTGCTCGCCTTTGCGCCGGAAAGCGCCGGGGGGCAGCCGGTGCCCGCAGGGGCCACGCCCCGCATAGGGCGCGGCGACGTGCAGGGCATGGGGGCGGCGGCATGACCCTTATCCCTCACGATCTCGGTTTCGCGCTGCGCGCCAATGGGCTGGCGAGCCGCGTCCACGCCGCGCGCGACGAAATCTTCGATCCGTGGCCGGTGGTCAAGCTGTTCAACCCCATCGGCGCGGCGACATGGCTGGCGAGCGAAATCGACGCCGATGGCGACACTTTGTTCGGCCTTGCCGACCTCGGTTTCGGTTGCCCCGAACTCGGCTGTTTTTCGCGCGCTGAAATCGCCGCCGTGCGGCTTCCGTTCGGTCTTGCCATCGAGCGCGACGAATATTTCGATCCGCTCGCCCCGCTGTCGATGTGGACCGAGACGGCGCGGCGTCTGGGATCGATCCAGCTTGCCGAAAAGGCGCTGCTGCGCCGGACAATCGACCAGCTTCTGCCCGACCCGAAAGGCGAGGGCAGCTGACGCGGCGGCGCGTTTTCGCCGTCATCAAGCCGGTCCGCCCAATCGCAAAACCCGACGGACCGGCGCTCACAAGGAGCAGTGCCATGAAACTCGATTTTATCGACCTCGACAAGCTGTCGATTGCCAATGTCAACATGCGCGGCAAGGGCCGCGACCCCGATGTATCGGACATATTGCCGAGCATCCGGGCGCGCGGCATTCTCGTGCCGTTGCTTGTCCGTCCCAATTGCGACCCCGGACGCTTCGAAATCGTCGCGGGGCGGCGGCGCTTCACCGCCGCCAACTGCATCGTGCGCGAGGGCGGCGCGGCGCGCCCGCTGCCGTGCGCGATCCTCGACGATGGCGACGACGCCGACGCCCTCGAAGCGTCGATGATCGAAAACCTCCAGCGCGTCGCGCCAGACGAGGTCAGCCAGTGGGAGGCCTTCGTCAAGCTGGCCAAGACCGGGCGCAGCATCGAGGAGATCGCCGACAAATTCGCCTTCGAGGTGAAGGCGGTGAAGCGCATCCTCGCGCTCGGCGCGCTGTTGCCGCGCATCCGCACCCTCTACCGCGCGGGCGAAATCGACCCCGCGACGGTGCGGCAGCTCACCCTTGCCTCGAAAAGCCAGCAGACCGCGTGGCTCGCGCTCCACGACGACCCGCAAGCCTATTGCCCGACCGGCCACCAGTTGAAGGGCTGGCTGTTCGGCGGCACCGCGATCTGCGCCGACCATGCGCTGTTCGATGTCGCGGCGTCGGGCGCGGTGATCGTTTCCGACCTGTTCGGCGAGCAGAATCTGTTCGCCGACAGCGAGCAATTCTGGTCGCTCCAGATGGCCGAGATCGAGGCGCGCAAAGCCGGCTATATCGAGGCGGGCTGGAGCGACGTCATCATTCTCGAACGCGGCGACTGGTTTCGGACCTGGGACTATGCTCATGCGGGCAAGCGCAAGGGCGGGCGCATTTATGTCGAGGTGCGCGCGACCGGCGAGATCGGCTTTCATGAAGGCTATCTTACCGCGAAGGAAGCCGAGGCGCGCGCGCGGGGCGACGACGTGTCGGCCCCTGTCGCCAAGCCGAAGCGACCCGAGGCGACCGGCGCGATGAATAGCTATATCGGACTTCACCGCCATGCGGCGGTGCGCGCCGATCTGGCCCGCCACGGCGGCGTTGCGCTGCGCGCGATGGCGGCGCATGTCATCGCGGGCGCGGGCCATTACCGCGTCGATCTCGAACCGCGTAAAGCGCCCAAGCCCGACATTGCAGCAAGCGCCGAGCGCGCCCCCGGCGAAACCGCGTTCGATCTGCATCGCCGCGCCGTGCTCGACCTTCTCGTTCCCGGCGGCGACGCGCCGACGGTGATCGGGAAGGGCCATGACAAGCTGGATTTCGCCCCGGTTTTTGCGCGCTTGCTCGACCTGCCCGATGCCGTCGTTCTCGAAATCGTCGCGATCGTCATGGGCGAGACGTTGCAGGTCGGCAGCGCGGCGGTCGAGGCGATTGGCCACCATCTCGGCACCGACATGACCCGTTACTGGCAAGCCGATGCGGCCTTTTTTTCGCTGCTCCGCGACCGCGAAGTGGTGCTCGCGATGGTCGCCGAGGTGGCGGGCGCGGCGGTTGCCGAAGCCAACCGGAACGAAAAGGCGAAGGCGCTCAAATCGATCATCGCCGATCATCTGGACGGTGCCAACGGGCGCGCGAAGGCTGCGGCATGGGTGCCCAAATGGATGGCGTTCCCGCCCGCCGCCTATACGGCGCGCGGTGGAGTTGCGAGCGTCGAGGCCGATGCCCGCGCCAGCGCGGAGATCGAAGCCGAGATCGCCCGCGCCGCGCGCGCGGCGGCAGCGGAGGCCGACGCCTTCGCGTCGCGCCGCGCCAATTCCGGCGAAGATCGCGGCGATGACGAGGGTGCGGTCGGCTGCGCCGCCGATACGGGCGATAGCGCTGCCGCCCCGGAAGCCGGTGACCGCCACGAGGTCGATGTCGCGCCGCCGCTTGCGGCTTGACCGGACGCGCGGCGCAAGCGGACGGAAGGGCGGCGGAGGTCGCCCTTCCCTCCCGCGGTGGCGATCCCCGGCCCCTTGTGCGGGGACCACCCATCGCGCCGCCCCTCGCCGCTGGCGCGGCTCGGGGCGGCGCGATGGTTTTTGTCCGGGCGATCCGCGCGCCCGCTGCGCGGGCTGCGGATCGCACGAACTTGCAAAAGAAGCGGAAAAAACGGGCGAGGGCATCGCCCGCCTGCCGTGGGTCGCGCGCGGCAGGCGGGCGGCCTCAGGCGCCGAGGCGCCGGAGGAAATACACGCGAAAAAGATCGAGCAAGGCTTCGGCTTCGGCTTTGCTACCGCCGCGCGCCGTGACCGCGACCGCCCAGTCGAGCGCGAGGTCGTAGGAATAGGGATGCGGCCGGGTCAGCCGAAGGCCGACGGGATCGAGGCCGTCGCGCCGGAGCGCCGCGAGCGCCTCCTGGTCGAATGCCAGCCCCGCCCACAGCGCGGCGCTGCGCTGCGCGAGCGCATCAAGATCGCGGCTTTGCGCTGCGAACGCGAACTGCGCGGATGCCTTGGTCACGGTCCCCCCTGCGATCCGGCGTTTGGCCAGGGCCGCGTCCCGGCCAGCCGCGCCCCCCACGGACCGGCTTGCCGAATTGGCCGTCCTTGCATCGAAAACGCGATGCTGGCGAGACCATTTTTGCTGCGGTGTCCGCTCAATCTTCTTGGGCTGCGGTGCGTCACGCTCCAGTCGTCGGCGACCATCCCGGCGCCAGTGAGCGGTCTGGCCGGACGCGGCCCGGCGCGCAACGGCGGGCATTCCCGCCTTTTTCCCCGCCCGCTGACGCGGGCTCCTCGCGCAGCAAAAAGCCGCGATGCCCGTCCGTCCTCCGCTGCGCTGCGGCCCTGCGGGTGCGCGCCGGTCCTGTGCGTCCGTCCTGCCTCTGCTCACGCTTTCGGGGATGGTCCCGGCGGCGATTGGAAGGAGACGAACAATGGCAGCCATCGGTTATGTGAACGGCACCGTCGAACAGGGTTTTGTCGGCCAGCTCAAGACGCTTTCGATCCGCGCGAGCATCGAAATTCGGCCCAACCGCAACAAGGCGGGCGAGATGCAGCCCGATTTTCGGGTCTGGTCGGACGGCGTCGAGATCGGCGCGGGCTGGGTCCGCACCGGCGAGGCATCGGGGCGCGACTATGTGTCGCTGAGCCTCGCTGCCCCCGAGTTCGGGCCGCGCCGCCTCTACGCGAACCTCGGCCGCGCGGCGGGCCAGGACGATGACGACACCTATGCCGTCATCTGGAACCCCGCCGACTGACGGGTCCGACCCCGCACCCGCTCCGGCGGGTGCGGGGTCACCCTTTTCCTTGTCGCGGCGCGATATTCGGCTAGGATTCTGAACAGATGAAAACCGATCTCGACCATCTTCCCGACCGCAAGAAACGCGACCTTGCGCGTATCGTAGAAATCCTCTTCGCCGAGTTCGAGGATGCGACGGCGCTATCGACGCAGAAGTGGAAGAAGCAGGGGCGCATCCTCAAGGTCATTCTTTACGGCAGCTATGCGCGCGGCGATTGGGTCGCCGATCCCAAGGGCGGCTATTATTCCGATTATGACATCCTCGTCGTCGTCAACGACGACCGGCTGACCGATCCGGTCGATTACTGGTACAAGGCCGAGGATCATTTCCTGCGCGAATATGGGATCACCAAGCGGCTGTCGGCGCCGGTCGGGCTGATCGTCCACAGCCTCGGCGACGTCAATTTTCAGCTGTCGCGCGGGCGACCCTTTTTCATCGACATCGTGCGCGACGGGATCGTGCTTTACGAGTTCGGGACGCAATCTTTTGATCCGCCTAAGCCGCTCTCGCCCGAGGTCGCGCGCGAGGAAGCGCAGGGATATTTCGATACGTGGTTCGCCAGCGCTTCAGGTTTTTTGAAGAGCGCGAACTTCGCCATCTCCGAGGGTCTGAACAACCACGCGGCGTTTTTCCTGCATCAAGCGACCGAGCATTTCTATCACGCCGTGCTCCACACGCTGACCCTCTATTCGCCCAAATCGCACAAGATCAATTTCCTCCGCGACAGGGCCGAGGACATCGCGCGCGACCTGATTGCGGTGTGGCCGCGCGATGAGAAACTTGCACGCCGCTGCTTCGAATTGCTGCAACAGGCCTATGTCAACGCGCGCTATTCGCCGCATTACAAGATCACCGAAGCCGAACTCGCATGGCTCGTCGCGCGGATTGAACTGCTCCAGGTTGCGGTCAAAGCCGTCGCCGAACGCCACCTGAAGGGCGACCCGATCTCAGCCTAACGCAAACAATTCGGGCTGTACCGGCGCCGTGAGCACGGTGCGCGCTTCGAGCGCCGCGCCGACCGCCTGCCGATAGTGAATCGTCCGGCAGCGCTCGGCTTCCTCGAAACCCACCGGCGCCCATTCGTCGCCCGGATAACAGGCGTCGTAAATCGCGCGCGCAGCCGCGCGCAGCCGCACGTCGTGCTGCAATTTTCTCTCCATCACTGTCGATTCGCCGATCTTCCGGCAGGGGCAGTTATGAGAACATAAATAGAACATAGACAAAAGCGCAGGGGGATCGATTTTCGCATCGGCGTTTTTCGATCCTCCCCGGCGCGTTCGATCCGCGCCATCGACCGCCCCTCTCGCGGCGCCACGAGGCGTCCTTCTTCGAGGAGCATGGGTCATGGCTTCATCCAGTGACGATAATGCCGCAGCGCGCGCTGCCAAGGCGCGGAGCGGCATGCCGTTTCTCAATCCCGAGCAGACGGCTTTCTATCTCGGGCTGACGACGCGGACCTTGCAGGAATATCGGTCGAACGGAACCGGCCCGCGCTATCGGCGCCATGGCCGCTTTATCCGCTATCATATCGACGATATCGATGCCTGGGCGCTTCGCGATGCCAAGGGGAACGGCGATGCGTGACGCGCTTCGCCACCTGGCTCACGCATGGCGCGCCGCCCGCCAGCCGGCCTGCCGTCATCCTCGCTGGACCGCTATGTGCGCCGCGTTGACCGCCGCGATCGGCACGACGATCCTGCTCCCGCCGCATCCGCGCCTGATCTGGAACGCCAGCGCCAGCGCCCCGATCGGCCTGTGGTCGGTGGCCCCGAACGCGCCGCTTCGTCGCGGCGACATGGTCGCGGCCCGCCTCGCCGAGCCGTGGCGGGCGCTTGCCGCGCGGCGGCATTATCTTCCCGCCAACGTCCCGCTCATCAAACGCATCGCCGCGATGCCTGGCGATGAAATCTGCGCGGACGAGGGTGTGGTTCGGGTCAACGGCGTCGTTGTCGCAACGGCCCGCACCCATGATGGCGCCGGGCGCGCAATGCCGCTTTGGCAGGGATGCACAGTGCTCGGCGGCGCGAGCGTATTGCTTTTGATGGACGATCCGGCGTCGTTCGATGGCCGCTATTTCGGGGCGACCACGCGGGGCGACATCATCGGCAGGGCGTTGCCTTTATGGCTCCGCTGAAGCTCGTCGTCGCCGCGCTGGCGCTGTTCGTCGCCACCCCCGCCTATGCCGATCCGGTCGCGCAGTGGCAGCCGCATATCGCCGAAGCGTCGGCGCGGTTCGGCATCCCGGCGGGTTGGATCGAGCGCGTCATCCGCGCCGAGAGCGGCGGGCGCACCATGCTCGCTGGGCGTCCGATCACCAGCCGCGCCGGTGCAATGGGTCTCATGCAGTTGATGCCAGGCACCTGGGCGGACTTGCGCGTCCGCCTCGGTCTCGGGACCGATCCGCACGATCCCGGCGACAATATCATCGCCGGAACAGCCTATCTGCGGATGATGTACGATCGCTTCGGCTACCCCGGCATGTTCGCCGCCTATAACGCCGGACCTGGTCGATATGCCGCCTATCTGGCCGGTCGTTCGCGCCTGCCGAGCGAGACCACCGCCTATCTGCAAACCGTCACCGGAACAGCGGCGGCGCCGGTGCCGTCGCGGCCAAACGGCGCGGTTCCGATGGCCGCAAAGCGCGGCGGCGAGGACCGGCGCGGCGATCGAGACGACCGAGCGATCGACCCCATTTTCTTCATTCACCGGCCCAATCCCTGACTTCGGGCGGGGTGGGGGGGGGCTCGTCTCGGCAAGGCCGAGTATGACGGGCGCCGAAGCGGCTTTCAAGGCCGGCGGCCCCTCCAATTTGCTGCGCAAATCGGTTCCTCCACCGCCGCTTCGCGGCGCCTCCGCTGCGCTTCGGCGGCCCTGACAGCCGCTCCGGCGCCCGTCGTCGAGGGATGGTCCTCGAATGGTTCGGGGCGAAGGAAGGAGCATGTCATGGGCGTTTATCAGAACATCGGTGTCGCGTCGGATCGCGTGTTTGCGGCGCTGGTTGCTGGCCTTGAGGTCGAGTTCGGCAGAGGTGCCGGGGCAGCACTGGCACAGCGTTTCGTCGATGCCGAAGAGGTTGATTTTCACTGGGAGGCGCGGATCGAAGAGCGCTGGATCGGAGCGTATGAGAGCATCGATGGCGAAGAGATCGAGCTCGATCGGATCGCAATATTCGGGCGGCTCGATGGCGCATATTTCTTCGCGATGATGATCGTGGATGGCGATGGAATCGCGCACGGCATGATCGGCAGACGCGCGTTCGAAAGCGAAAGTCAGGCACGCGCAGCTTTTGCGATGGCTTGATCGTGCAGACTTGGAGGAGCGGCGCCTGGGTGCGTCGCTCCTTTCTTTTTTGCCTCGGCGGTGGGGTGGATGGCGGAATTTCAGCGGTTTTGGAGGGGGAGCGCGTAAGGCAAGATTAAGCTATGGTGCCGGTTCTGCGGACCGGCTCCATAAGCTGTTGTCTGCACATCCTTTTTTCGCCGCTCCAAGCCGGAGTTCTGGCACCGTCCTGCGCGCCATGGTGCCAAGCCTGTCGCCACCCCGCGAGAATCCGCGCCTATTTTGGCACCGGTTTTCAAAGGGCCAAGGTGCGGTCATTCTGCCTGTCATGAGCGATGACGATGACTTCGAACCCCGCTTGGGACGGATGCGCGCGCGCGGCAAATCGCGCGGGAAGAAATATCTTCACCGCATTCTGGCGGCCGCCAATCTTGCCGGGGTGACCGTTGGCGGACCGAAGCGCCGGACCCGTTTCGATGGGAGCCGTATCGGCCGCGGATCGGGGGTCGGCCGCGTACTTGGTAGCCGCGATAAATTTGCCGCGTTTCGCCAGCGCCGCGT
This window contains:
- a CDS encoding ArdC family protein; protein product: MSEGARHDAAPRVSLYDEVTGRIVAELEAGRIPWVQPWDAATFAPGLPQNADTRRSYSGINILILWAEAARQGFSAQGWLTFRQALAAGGAVRKGEKGATIFYAARFTPQAANGGGAAAGGGGGASHSGGGGSGSGAQGGGGNGAAGDGSVPFLKRFTVFNVAQCENLPDRCTLSGAPLPPRETIPHAEALIAATGADIRNGGHEAYYSPGGDFVALPPQQAFAAQIDYYRTALHELGHWTGHPSRLDRDQKGGFASQAYGREELCAELASAFLCAALGIRPTVRHADYIGAWLAIMRADTRAIFHAASLASKAADYLLAFAPESAGGQPVPAGATPRIGRGDVQGMGAAA
- a CDS encoding DUF2958 domain-containing protein: MTLIPHDLGFALRANGLASRVHAARDEIFDPWPVVKLFNPIGAATWLASEIDADGDTLFGLADLGFGCPELGCFSRAEIAAVRLPFGLAIERDEYFDPLAPLSMWTETARRLGSIQLAEKALLRRTIDQLLPDPKGEGS
- a CDS encoding ParB/RepB/Spo0J family partition protein yields the protein MKLDFIDLDKLSIANVNMRGKGRDPDVSDILPSIRARGILVPLLVRPNCDPGRFEIVAGRRRFTAANCIVREGGAARPLPCAILDDGDDADALEASMIENLQRVAPDEVSQWEAFVKLAKTGRSIEEIADKFAFEVKAVKRILALGALLPRIRTLYRAGEIDPATVRQLTLASKSQQTAWLALHDDPQAYCPTGHQLKGWLFGGTAICADHALFDVAASGAVIVSDLFGEQNLFADSEQFWSLQMAEIEARKAGYIEAGWSDVIILERGDWFRTWDYAHAGKRKGGRIYVEVRATGEIGFHEGYLTAKEAEARARGDDVSAPVAKPKRPEATGAMNSYIGLHRHAAVRADLARHGGVALRAMAAHVIAGAGHYRVDLEPRKAPKPDIAASAERAPGETAFDLHRRAVLDLLVPGGDAPTVIGKGHDKLDFAPVFARLLDLPDAVVLEIVAIVMGETLQVGSAAVEAIGHHLGTDMTRYWQADAAFFSLLRDREVVLAMVAEVAGAAVAEANRNEKAKALKSIIADHLDGANGRAKAAAWVPKWMAFPPAAYTARGGVASVEADARASAEIEAEIARAARAAAAEADAFASRRANSGEDRGDDEGAVGCAADTGDSAAAPEAGDRHEVDVAPPLAA
- a CDS encoding DUF736 domain-containing protein, whose translation is MAAIGYVNGTVEQGFVGQLKTLSIRASIEIRPNRNKAGEMQPDFRVWSDGVEIGAGWVRTGEASGRDYVSLSLAAPEFGPRRLYANLGRAAGQDDDDTYAVIWNPAD
- a CDS encoding HEPN domain-containing protein is translated as MKTDLDHLPDRKKRDLARIVEILFAEFEDATALSTQKWKKQGRILKVILYGSYARGDWVADPKGGYYSDYDILVVVNDDRLTDPVDYWYKAEDHFLREYGITKRLSAPVGLIVHSLGDVNFQLSRGRPFFIDIVRDGIVLYEFGTQSFDPPKPLSPEVAREEAQGYFDTWFASASGFLKSANFAISEGLNNHAAFFLHQATEHFYHAVLHTLTLYSPKSHKINFLRDRAEDIARDLIAVWPRDEKLARRCFELLQQAYVNARYSPHYKITEAELAWLVARIELLQVAVKAVAERHLKGDPISA
- a CDS encoding helix-turn-helix transcriptional regulator, whose amino-acid sequence is MASSSDDNAAARAAKARSGMPFLNPEQTAFYLGLTTRTLQEYRSNGTGPRYRRHGRFIRYHIDDIDAWALRDAKGNGDA
- a CDS encoding S26 family signal peptidase gives rise to the protein MTAAIGTTILLPPHPRLIWNASASAPIGLWSVAPNAPLRRGDMVAARLAEPWRALAARRHYLPANVPLIKRIAAMPGDEICADEGVVRVNGVVVATARTHDGAGRAMPLWQGCTVLGGASVLLLMDDPASFDGRYFGATTRGDIIGRALPLWLR
- a CDS encoding lytic transglycosylase domain-containing protein, with product MAPLKLVVAALALFVATPAYADPVAQWQPHIAEASARFGIPAGWIERVIRAESGGRTMLAGRPITSRAGAMGLMQLMPGTWADLRVRLGLGTDPHDPGDNIIAGTAYLRMMYDRFGYPGMFAAYNAGPGRYAAYLAGRSRLPSETTAYLQTVTGTAAAPVPSRPNGAVPMAAKRGGEDRRGDRDDRAIDPIFFIHRPNP